A single window of Haliotis asinina isolate JCU_RB_2024 chromosome 5, JCU_Hal_asi_v2, whole genome shotgun sequence DNA harbors:
- the LOC137283862 gene encoding solute carrier organic anion transporter family member 3A1-like — translation MMSNPATINDTGRRRRHCFNNVIGFACVFSVASLVVETVKTYTVSQITTLEKQFGLSSTKSGFLVSCNEIGFLSTIFLFGHFGGKRFIPRILSCALVLFGLANCMLGLLRFINPTSLPGVDDASFNLSSTQTVRLCESAANVSERCPDMEDEGTGISQWMFNVFAVCMVLQGIGKSPRLSLGLPYLDNNSRDKQQSSLFTGIIMTITFLGPVLAFGLGGVLSNIPVDLSDSKLSPLHPEWIGAWWIGYLLFGCAALVLAVPLGCFPKHIRAPKSHHTVHVLETTSSLKRDILDLPRSVFRVVKNPVIACILLGDCSALFFIGGYLSFAPKYIQSQFGTTAAEANFIYGIIGLFWAIVGTLLGGILTSKLKLTNRGCVKLIAILTTFGTALYTIMWAFGCDNPNIKGLGGEGSMMNSSSVCNCDANEFMPLCGVDGQTYINPCLAGCQSQNGTTYTGCSEIPGDEGTAGWCQRDCPFLYPYVLVDLVAGTVATVSIVPVFMIIIKTVEPHDKSMGLAISAFLNGAVGFLPSPVVYGMVIDSTCRLWQITCGETGACALYDLPLLRYRMKSMDIGLQVLSSACFIAAFLLFKYGFVQESTDTDSPDVQSEMAEERQQLEV, via the exons AAAGACATACACGGTATCCCAGATTACCACACTAGAAAAGCAGTTTGGGCTCAGCAGCACAAAAAGTGGTTTTCTAGTAAGTTGCAATGAAATTGGATTCCTTTCGACCATTTTCCTTTTCGGCCATTTTGGAGGGAAACGGTTCATACCGAGGATTCTGTCTTGCGCTCTGGTGTTGTTTGGCTTGGCTAACTGCATGCTGGGATTGTTGCGCTTCATAAACCCTACGTCACTTCCTGGTGTAGATGACGCATCCTTCAATCTCTCTTCCACTCAAACTGTCCGGCTTTGTGAGAGTGCAGCAAATGTCAGTGAACGATGTCCTGATATGGAGGATGAAGGCACCGGTATTAGTCAATGGATGTTCAACGTATTTGCTGTGTGCATGGTGCTTCAAGGTATTGGGAAATCACCACGGCTTTCCCTGGGTCTACCCTACCTAGACAACAACTCCCGTGATAAACAACAGTCAAGCTTATTCACAG GAATAATCATGACGATCACATTCCTTGGACCAGTTCTAGCATTCGGGCTGGGTGGAGTGTTGAGCAACATACCCGTGGACCTGAGTG ATTCCAAGTTAAGTCCGCTTCATCCCGAGTGGATAGGGGCGTGGTGGATTGGCTACCTATTGTTCGGATGTGCCGCTCTCGTCCTGGCTGTGCCTTTAGGCTGTTTCCCAAAACACATACGCGCACCTAAAAGCCACCACACAGTCCACGTTCTGGAAACTACCTCCTCACTGAAGAGAGATATTCTGG ACTTACCAAGATCGGTATTCCGGGTTGTGAAGAATCCAGTAATTGCCTGTATCCTTCTGGGAGATTGCAGTGCCTTATTCTTTATTGGGGGCTATTTGAGCTTTGCACCGAAATACATTCAGAGTCAATTTGGGACAACGGCTGCCGAAGCAAATTTCATTTACG GTATTATAGGCTTGTTCTGGGCCATTGTGGGGACATTGCTTGGAGGTATCCTCACAAGCAAACTCAAGCTGACCAACAGGGGATGCGTGAAGCTGATAGCCATTCTTACAACCTTTGGCACAGCCCTTTATACCATCATGTGGGCTTTTGGATGTGACAACCCAAACATTAAGGGACTGGGTGGCGAGGG AAGTATGATGAACAGCTCGTCCGTTTGTAATTGTGATGCAAATGAATTCATGCCACTGTGTGGGGTTGACGGGCAGACATACATCAATCCCTGTCTTGCAGGATGTCAGTCTCAGAATGGAACT ACGTATACGGGATGTAGCGAGATTCCTGGGGATGAGGGGACGGCTGGATGGTGCCAGAGAGATTGTCCCTTCTTGTATCCCTACGTCCTTGTTGACCTTGTAGCCGGCACCGTGGCGACAGTGTCCATAGTTCCTGTGTTCATGATCATCATCAA GACCGTTGAGCCGCATGACAAATCAATGGGGCTTGCTATATCGGCTTTCCTGAACGGTGCTGTAG gTTTCCTTCCATCACCCGTTGTGTATGGGATGGTGATTGACAGCACATGCAGACTGTGGCAAATAACTTGTGGCGAGACTGGCGCATGCGCACTGTACGATCTCCCACTTCTGCGCTATCGCATGAAATCTATGGACATCGGACTTCAAGTACTGTCGTCGGCTTGCTTCATAGCAGCTTTTCTTTTGTTTAAATATGGCTTCGTTCAGGAGTCGACTGATACAGATTCTCCAGATGTCCAGTCGGAAATGGCAGAGGAAAGGCAGCAGCTAGAAGTGTAa